The genomic segment GAGAAGCGCATGGCGCAGCAAACCTCCGCCGCGGGAGCCAATCAACACGAGATCGATTCCCCGCTCTTGTGCCAGGCGTTCGATAGAATCCGCGGGGTGTTCGCTCGTGATCTCGGTCTCGGCCGTCACCCCGAGTGCCTCCGCGGCATTCTGGAGTTCGCCGAGTTCGCGAATCGCCGCAGCTCGCAGATTCGACCACCACTGCCCCGTGACCGTCATATCCGAAGGCAGGTACAACGCGTGAACGATGACGAGCGCCGCCCCCTCCCCTTTCGCAAACGCGAGCGCATAGGCGAAAGCGGCACGCGAAGCCTCTGAGAGGTCGACCGGAACGAGGATCTTTCGGATGGCCATGATTGCTCCTTTCCACTTCGCGGTGTGGAAATCCGCGCATCCTCTTGTTGTAGCACCATTCATACCAACCCACAGCACGAGGCGCGCAGTCCCACCTCGCGGCATTCCGCCCCGCCGCGGGGTGAGCAGAGCGGTGAATGCGGCGCCGCTCGTGGCACGGAAGTTGCGACGTTGATTTCCAGTATGAAAGAGATCTGCGGACCGCTGCGAGAACTGTTCGAGCGCGAGCAAGTCGATTACACACTTGTCCCGCACCATGCCGACCACACCGCGTATCAGACGGCGTGGGATACCCATACGCCTTCGCATAGCTTTGCGAAGTCTGTGTTCGTCCGTACGGAAAAGGGTCTCGTGCTAGTGGTCCTGCCAGCCGACGACCGGGTCTCCGAGACGAAACTCCGGCTCGCACTCGGTGCGGAATACGTCGAGATTGCGAGTGAGACGGAGATTGCAGAGGTATGCCCGGAATGCGAGGTCGGAGCAGCTCCCCCGTTCGGGAACCTCTGGGGACTCGAGGTTTTCGTCAACACCGCACTCGCCGAGTCGGAGACCATTACCTTCAATGCTGGAACGCACCGCACGGCAGTGCGTATGGGCTACGCGGACTGGGCCGGTTTGACGACCCCACGCGTGATTCCGCTCGGAAGGCATGACTGAACATCCCGGGCTCCCGGATCAGGGCTAGCCACCCGATGCGGCGACTCTTGCGAAGTCGATTCCGGTCAGGATTCCCGAAATCTTGCGGTTGTCATCGATTGCGATGACTCTTCGAACCAGGAGTTCCGCCACCTGGGCGGCAGCCCGGTAAAGCGGAGTTTTTTGGCTGAGCACCAGCATGGCCCCACTCATCACAACCTCGACCTGGGTATCGCGCGATTGATTCCGGGAGCGCAGAGCTTCCCGCTGAGTGTAGAGGCCAACGGGCCAGTCATTTTCGAGAACTACGAGCCCCGACACGTGGGCCTTTTCGAGGCGTTCGGTCGCGATCGAGATCGGCTCTTCGGCTCGCACTGAAAAGGCCGGAGAAGACATCCAGTCAGCGATCGGTTGGCGAACCCGCTTGTCGCGAATAGCGAGCATCACGTCGCGCGTCGTCAACACACCGACCAGCCTATTTCTCTCCTGCACGTAGA from the bacterium genome contains:
- a CDS encoding YbaK/EbsC family protein, coding for MKEICGPLRELFEREQVDYTLVPHHADHTAYQTAWDTHTPSHSFAKSVFVRTEKGLVLVVLPADDRVSETKLRLALGAEYVEIASETEIAEVCPECEVGAAPPFGNLWGLEVFVNTALAESETITFNAGTHRTAVRMGYADWAGLTTPRVIPLGRHD
- a CDS encoding CBS domain-containing protein, translating into MSNFRVSVDHYMSSPVHSVSGGETLETARNRLEELRISSLAVTDGSGQIIGVISMTDLIRVGRLQAGSLPRSSLLTLPNQSIEKVMSRDVVTVQPADPMALAAQRMVDGYFHRVYVQERNRLVGVLTTRDVMLAIRDKRVRQPIADWMSSPAFSVRAEEPISIATERLEKAHVSGLVVLENDWPVGLYTQREALRSRNQSRDTQVEVVMSGAMLVLSQKTPLYRAAAQVAELLVRRVIAIDDNRKISGILTGIDFARVAASGG